A window of Pithys albifrons albifrons isolate INPA30051 chromosome 19, PitAlb_v1, whole genome shotgun sequence genomic DNA:
CCGGGAGCCGGCAAAGGTCACATTCCCGGCGTGGCCGCGCCGCGCTCTCACAGACCCGCTTTGTTCCGTCGCTGCTCTCATTAGGAAATTGcgctgatttttttttcccacagttgAACTATCAAAACTTGGGCTTGTTCCCTCCCACAGCCTCTTCCATCGCTCTGCTGGTGACTCAGCGTGACACCAGGGCACTGACACTCTGGaacaaggaaagggaaggagccAGAGATTGGTTCCCTGTTGGGGGGTTGGCACTGCCAGGTGTGGGTGCAGAGCAAAGCACCTCAGTGGCCCCCAAACCATGGGCAGCATCCTGATCCCTGGGATCCCTCCAGCATGGGGGCAGGGTGAGCTCAGAGTGTGGATagtgaagaggaggaggatgaaagATTCTCTCCAAACTGTGCCTGGTCCTGAGTTGGGGACTGCCAAGGAGGGTGGGGACAAGAGACACGGTGAGGTGGTGCccagtggggtgggagctgggagctgatGGGGGGGAGGTGGCACTGACAGCCCTCAGGGGACTCTGATCCCCGTGTGTGGTGCCCaaccacagctctgagccccTCGTGCCAAGAAAGCAAAGGGACCCAGAGGAAAGGCCCACATTGGTCACCTCTGGGGCTCTCAgttcattgttttgtttttccaggcctgtTTCAGGGAACGTCTGAGGCAGCAGGGAATGTATGACACGGTGTCAGGGGGTGCAGCCTTGGCAGGGCGTTCAGCTGTTGGAGGGTGCAGCTGTTTTGGGGGCTGTGCAGCTGTTTGGGGGTGTGCAGCTGTTTTTGGGGTGGGTGCTCAGCTGTTTTGGGGGTGTGCTGGCAGCcccccctctccaggcagcGCCGCCATCCAGCTGTGTTGGCATAGAAACTGTCAGGGCTCTGCCACCGCCTCCCGTTACACAATTCCCTTAaaccccagggaaggggctgctgaGGAGCGAGGCAGATCCTGGGGTGGCCTTTGCCCCAAACCAGCTTCCCTCCAGCTTCCAGcacatggaggggctgggggccccaggaaggggccagcacagccctgggagtggtgctggtgcccagcagctctgctgcctcctggaCAACAGGGAATCAGAGTCTATTTAAAGGTGCTGCTGCTTGCATAACGCTGGCAGTAATTTGCTGCTCCCCCACAGCCTCATCCCTTGCTCCAGGGGCGCTGGACGTTGGATGAAGGGTCTGTGTGGGCAGATCccatgggatggggcagccactggCAGCATCGCCCTGGGACAAGGCCTGTCCCTGTGGACAGGAGTAGGGAATGGGGCCATGATAACCCCAGCAGAaactccccttccccctccttccagctcctgcacGGGGCCACGATCCCACATTGCCACACAAGTCCCGTTAAAGGCCACGGAGCTGGATGTGGCACCGAGGGTGCATTGGGAATGCCACACTGATCCTGCATCTGCTCAGGGAGTGACAGATCACCCTCTCCTAGGAAAGCTACGGGACTGAAATTCCGTCACTGCCACACGTGCTGTGCCCGTATGGGCAGTTTGGTGTGGGGTGTGTCCAGTGGTGCCTCTGGAGAagggccagggctgtgccagcactgggggctccagggagggctctgggcactgcagggtgtgACTGAGGAGGCAGCGTGAGGTTTGTTCATATTCTCCAGGGTTTAATTAACAACGAGCACCGCTGCCTCCACACTCCCCTAACTCAACATCTGGCCAACTCAAACACAGCTGGAAGAGCTCCGAGGCTcccacccccctgccccagcagggcgGGCACAGGGAGTGCTAATTAAACGCCGCAAACACGgcacagctgctttcccagggacTGGCACCCCTGGCACCTCCCCAGCAGGACGGGCCGGCTGGGCTGGCGGGGGCAGGAGGCACCCCGGGCattccagcagcaggacagacacAAGTCCAGAGCAAGGAGGGACCAGCTGGTGTCCAACCACCAGCCAGTGGCTCAGGCAGGGCCTGGGTGGGGTCTCATCCTGCACCCCTGCGGCTCAGGGGTTCTGCCCTGTGGCCCTGAGCCTGCCAGTGGTGTCCCCAATCCCCGTGCCCTCTCTGGAcaggggggctggggctggctgggaggggctgcaAGCTGCAAACTCCAGGGGGCTGGAAGCAGAAAATCTtgtggagggagaggagagaggagcccagcccaggcaggatAGTGCAGCCCATCAGGATGGAGCCACATGTCTCTGGAGGCACAGGGCATGGTCTGGCCATGGCTCTGTCACCAATTCTCGGGTCATTCCTGCAACAAACCCAGTTTGGTGTCATTACCAACCCAAGGCATGAGGGCagcccaaaaaccaaaaaacccaaaccacccaaATCATACCCAGTTAAGGCAGAGGCTGTCAAAAATCCCTTCAGCTCACCCAAACCTGGCTCAGGGCCGTGCCAAGACTGTCGCTGTGCTGTTGGCTCCATCCGACCCTCCCTGGGCCATCCAGGCAAACAGCATTGTTTTTGTTACACACACGGCCTGCTCTGAAACTCCTGCCCACATCtctcccaggagcagggaatgaagaggtgagggaggaggaaagcaACTCCTGCTCATCCAAAACATTCACTGTGAAAACACGAGGCTGCAACAGGAGTTGGTGAAACCATTAGAACCAGTTTATTGTCACAGCACAGCACGGAGGTCACAGCCCACTCCCAGCTCTTCCTCCCAAGGAGACCCAGCACAAGCTGTTCGGGGCAGGGATTAGCAGAGGAAGCTGCAGCCAATCTGCTCCAAACTTTTCTGTTAGATCAGTAAATGGCCTCTTCACTGTACTAAGGAATGGAGGGAGCTGCATTAACCCTttcagcaccagccctgctccctctccacaCCTGCTTCCCCCGGGGGCACAGGctggcctggccctgctgcagttgccctgggcagggctggctcaggTCTCCCCTGTTGCCAGGATGCTCATGAGAAAGCAAACTGGAGCAGAGGCACTGCAGGCTGTTCTCCCTCCTCACCCCTCGCCCGTGGTGATGCCAATCCCACAAACAGGTTTGCCCAAAGCACCACAGCGAGGGCTGTGCTCCCAGGCCAGACCCGCTCAAGACCTTCCTGGGAGAGCCCAGCTCTCATTCCTATGAATCCAATTAATTAGGGTCATGTTAACTCTGCATCAGGCTGGCAACGGGCTGAAAGAGCCCTGAAGGGAAAAGGCTGCCCAGCAATGCTCAGCAGCACCACACTGGTGAATCCAAGGCTCTCTCTGGTGGGAGCAGGCTGCgttgcagcacagccaggactgagcagagaaaataaactgccaagagcagagcaggacacagcctgtccctgggagggctgggagcagggtcTGGCTGTTCCAACTCCAGCTGGGGTGACAGCACAGGCACTGGGATCATCCAAACCCCATGCCCAGCTCCAGAGACAGTGAGTGGTTTGCCAACTCTACACTGTTAGTAAACACGGGCTAAGGGCTCTGGGCCCGGGTTTGTTGTGGAACATGAATTAGGAGAGAGCAGTGGCACTGGAAACAGGGTGGCTCAAGGTACTCACTGCCTTGAGGGCACACGAGGAGCATGAGGAAGCCCCGGCCAGTCTTTGGAACATAACGGAGAGGACACAAAGAGCACAActcagcccagagctgctgctggcccagCACACTCTGAGATCACTTGTTGTCTAGCACCAGATCCCACAACCCAATGACAGCCCCCAAAAGTCTCCAAGGACCCTCCTGGTCCTTCTTCTGCTGTCACAGAACTGCAGATTAAGGGTTGTGGCTTCAAGACCGTAATAAATAAAGATCTGCAGTGTCCTGAAGAGCATCTGCAAGCTGGCAGGTGAGCTTGCTTCCAAGAGCAGCTAAATCTGCCCACCACCTGTCTAGGCAGTGTTCCAGACCCTTCATCATCCGTGTGACCTGGTGTCACACCACCCCAGAGCGGCCTCTGACTGTCCTCcacagggtgggctggaggGGATTGGGCTCCCTcgagctgctcctggggcagagCCTTTAGCGTGTTGATTGATGAAGCTTCAGGCCTTGTGTCTGGTACAGCAGGAGCTTCAAGTTCATCCCAGTCTGACCTTCCCATCTCTGAGCCCACGAGGAAATGTCCACCAGGAGCTGACAGCGGGAGCAGAGCCCATCTCAGTCCATCTGAATGTCACAGAGGTGAACTCTGACaatggagcagagccagcaagGGAGGAATCCTGGCTCTTAATGCAGGCAGAAGGTTTCTTGCTGGCATTTTAAGAGATTTCTGCCAGCCCAGGTCTcactcagcactgcagggttTCCAGGGATCTGAACCGTGACCGTGGCCAGCTCTTCACCTCATACAAGATCAGGCTTTTCCCCGACTAAAACAGCTGCCAGCAGGTGCAGAGCCAAGCAAACAGGCTGAGCTTGGCCCAAATCAAACACCCTCAAGCTGATTTTACACAAGACAGAACCATTTCCAGTCAGTAGCACAACATGTTGCTGCCTGCAGGAGCTTGGCCCAGCCTACAGGGCAAGGGCCATGGCAGCCCATCCACAGAATCAGGAGAGGAAAAGTGGAGGGACAGAGAACAGAGACAACAGCACGGTCTGGAGGGCCTGTGCTCACCCAGCCCATGCCCAGCACAAACACCGTCGCTCCGAGGGTGGGATGTCCTTGGATTCCAGTCACAGCAAAGGCAGATTGACCACCAAAATCTACAGAGAGAAGtttggctttggaagttttagAGTTGCTGCTTTAATCCCGAGTCAGCGCGGCTGAGTGAGTGTAGAGTTTAAGttacaaaaaagaaagcactaGAAAATAATCTTGATACAAGAGCGATCCCCAGCTGAGGTTCCCCGCCCGGTGCAGGCATCGCTCGCCCcgtccagcacagctgggcctGTCAGGGCAGTGCCCGTGCCAGCACACCCGGGGGGGCACACTGTCCTTGGGGTGGCACACTGTCCTCGGGGAGGGGTTCCTGGGGCAATCCCCAGCACTGGGAGTTAAGAtgctgccaccagctctgcctttggCCTGTTCTTGATGGGTGACACTTctgtggaaggaaaaagaacttGTTACAGAAACAGAGAATGTAAATACCCTGCAGCCATCTCCTGAGGAGGATCTGGGGCTCAGAATCCattctgcagagcagccaaTGCTCCCACAGCACCTGAACTAAGAGAAGGTGGTTATAAATAAGCTCACATTCCCAATGCCCCTTTCTCACAGCACCTGAAGAATTCAAACAGTTTCAGAACACACCCAATCCAGTGAGCCACCAGCCCAACGACAgaggtgcagggcaggagccagTTCTGGAGTGCAGGGGTAAGTCCAGCTCTTGCCCTGCCCCTCTGACCTGGCACCACGAGGCTCAGACagctgcagggccaggctgtgtTTGTTTGGCCCCCTCCCCCGCTGCTGCCAGCGCACAGCAATGACATCCGAGCCCTGTTTGTTTACAAGTAAACAAGTACCAAAGAAACCACCCCATTCCCCACAGCCCAGATTGCTCCTGGGCAGATTTTACACAGAGGAAATGGattcttccagctcctctttggACAAGCAGAGAGGTCCAGCTTCTGCGAGCAAAAGCTCAGGCTTCTGCTGTTCCAAGAGAAGAATCTTCACCAGTTTGACTTTTCAGCATCTCAGCATGGACAGACACCTGTGTGAGCTCCTTTCTCTCCAGGCAGGACCACCAGTGCCTGTCTGGTCACCTCCTTCATGGGCTCTCTCCCACTTCCCAGCTGAATTCCCACACAAACCCATCTGCTGAGGTCTTGGGTCATTCAGGAACAGACACTCATGTACCATCAGTGTGTGCAGCTCATGCTCCAACAGTCCTAGAGCTGTAGGACTCCCGTGATCCTCATCCAGCTGGTTCCAAATCACCATGATGTGAGGTGAGAAGAGTTGTGTCACCACAGGCCTCGATGAGATCCAGTGCTGTGCAGTGTGAATCCAATACCCACAGAGTAAGTGTCCCTGCACTGTGACCGTGCAGGGACCAGTCTGAGTGCTGTGGGAGAGTCTTGCAAGGAAGGAATTCCTTGTGGAACTTCACAATGTAACGAGGTGTCTCAAAGCAGGTGGATGCCTCAGAGCAGGAACCAGCGTGACAAGAACAGCAGATGTCACAGAAGGAAACCCCTTGAGGGAATGACCAGATGCTGATGGAACAGAGACTGGAGTGTCGGGTCCTCTTGGGGCGAGGGCTCAGCTGGCCCTGCCAGCATGAGGTGtgggcagtggcacagcccagagaaCAGGGCTCACAGCTGGCACTCCTGCAtgtcctgggacagcactgACACTGGCAggggggctcagctgctgcGTGGGAGCCAAAGCTGCCGCGCGCACAAGGAGAGCGTACCTGGGATCTTCTCTGGGAGTGGCTCCAAAGGAACCTCGGGAAGCTCCAACTGTTCCTGCAAGGATGTGAGAGACAACATGTGACACACATCTGGCACTGGTAACAGCATCTCCTCTATCTCACTTTATCTCCTATCATAACCAGCTTCCTGACAATGTGGGTTTTAATCACAGGAACATCAATCCTACCTGAGTAATAGCATTTAATTCTTCTAGAATGGCATCTTCATCCTCCTCGGTCAGGCTGCCAGCCAGGAGCTCGTCTATTTGctgtgggagagagggaaagacagTTCATTCCCAGCCTGATGGCTCTCAGATGGGGCTGGGAACACAGTGCACACCCTAGGAACTCTGCACAGCAGGCCTAGCCTGCTCCCACCTTCTCACAGAGCTGTACATACCCTCTGGTACTCCACAGCATCCTGGGTTTCTCCTATTATTCTTTCCACTTCTTCTATGGACATCACCTGAAGGGAAGAGCCAAAGTCCAGGTGTGGGTGAGGCCTGCAGGGAGgcccctcctggcacagggcaaaggtgctgagctgccccagccacACGTACCTGGTGCATTTTATTCAGACATTCATTGCCTATTTTCAGCCCCTCAAGGACCTTCATTTCAATCTGTGTGAATTCAATGTCCTGGACCTGGAATGGAAAGGAGAAACAACAGACACTGTCACATCTTGGCCTGTCACACTTGGgcctggcaccagcacaggctgctcagggcaaaGGAGTGCCAGTTCCTGGGGCAATTTAACAGCCATGTGCAAGTGGCACTTGTCAGTGCTGGAGAACAGTTGGGCTCACtggtctcagagggcttttccccCCTAggtaattccatgattctgtgattcccatcagccaggcacaggctgctgggaCCCTCAGGGAAGCTGCAGGAAGGAATCAGTTCTGTACTGGACAGAAGAATAAGTTACACCAGCAGTCCTTGAACTGATTTCACCTGATTTTCCAGCTGCCAGTCCCAGCTGAGGCCTCCCCAAACCCAGACACGTCCAGTTCAGAAATGGCAGTTCTGGACAAGCCTGAGGGTTTCCAGCACTCCAGTAATTTACAAAGCAGGTATTTAACCCGTAACCTGCACTGCAGGTTCCAAACACACCAATGTGCAGAGAACAGTCATGGTACAAGCACAATTTTGGAGACAGCTGCCCTTGGCCAGAAGGCTGAACCCCTGCCAGGACTGGGCAGTTAAATGGAATTCCACAGGAATTCCAAGGGAATGCCCACCCCGGACACAGCCCAGGGTCCCCAAGGATGAGCCCTCACTCACCATCCGCTCCAGGTTGCTGATCTGGTTTTCTGTTCtatccaggagctgctcctggtaCCGTTTcttcttcagcagcagcatggcTTTCCTGAGGGACACACAGGCAGGAAAACTCAGCGTGGATGAAACCAAAGAAAGGCTAAAAGAATCCCCTAAAAAATACATCTGGTCTGTGCTTCTGCTAAAAGGGGACAAGTCCACGTGCAACTTAACCAGCAACTCTGAACTGTCCTGTGAGGAGCCAGGAGAGCAAATTGggtactgggaagaaattctcctctgcgagggtgggcaggccctggcacaggttgcccagagaagctgtggctgccccatccctgggagtgtcccaggccaggttggacggggcttggagcagcctgggacagtggaaggtgtctcgGCCCATGGCACGGGTGgggctggatgggctttaagtttccttccaacccaaaccattctgtgactctgattCCTGTTATCCAGTGCTGTTTCCTCTCCAGGGACAGcctgtcctggccctgccccgGGGGGAGCCCTCGCCCCTCACTCTTTCTTGCCATCCTTGAGCAGCTGCCGCGCCagcgcccgctcccgctccagGCCCAGGCTCAGCCGCTTCTGGTACTGCCGCAGCTTGTCCCGCTGCTGCTTCAGTTGCTGGGGAGGAGAGAACGGGGGGAACAGAGGGgggacagaggaggggcagaggggggatggaggagggacagaggggcGGACAGAGGGGCGGACAGTGGGGGGACAGaaggggggacagagggggggacagaggggggaaAGAGGGGCGGACAGTGGGGGGACGGAGGAGGGACGGAGAGGGGAACagaggggggacagaggggcGGGCATAGGTCACAACTCGAACCCTGGCGGTCCCAGCACCCCCCGAACCAGTGCTGGACCCGCCGCCCTCCACCCGTGCCCCGGTCCTGCCCCGTTCCCCCTCACCAGCACGGCCCTGCCCCGGTcctgtcccccctccccagcacggcctggccctgccccggtcctgtcccccctccccagcacggcctggccctgccccggtcctgtcccctctccccagcacggcccggccctgccccggtCCTGTCCCCCCTCACCAGCacggcccggccctgccccggcccTGTCCCCCCTTACCAGCACGGCCCGGTCCTGCTCCGTGACGCGGCTCCGCCGTTTCCGCCCGAACAGGTTCCCCATGGCGGCcgctgccccggcccggcccggcctgaCCCGCCCCCGACGGTGGCCGCTCAGGGCTGGGCCCCGCAGAACGCGGAGCTGCAGCGGCGGGATAGGACGGGGCGCGAGGGGGCGCTGTGGGAACGGGCCgggaacagggatgggatgtgggaatggggatgggggggATAATGGGGATGGGGGGGATAATGGGGATGAGGGTATAGAGAATGGGGGGATATAGGGGATGGGGTGGGAATGGCGATGGGGGGATATAGGGGATGGGGTTACAGGGAGTGGGGGTATAGGGAATGGGGATGTGGGAATGGGGGTATGGGGGGACTATAAGGGATGAGGATACAGGGAATGGGGATATGGCGACATGGGAAATGGGGACGGGGAATGGGGATATAGAGATGTGGGGAATGGAGAGGCCAGAGGGGATGATGGTATAGGGAATGgggaatggaaataaaaagggCATGGGGGGCTATAGGAGATGAGGGGTACAGGGAACAGTGGTACAGGGAAGGGGTCTGTGTCCCAACACCTGCTCCAGAACCAGCCTGTTCCAGGGGAAcccccagagcccagcactccaaatcccagccagctccttcctgggccacagctgctcctgactcccctcctgccccacaaaAGGATCCTCACAGCAGGAAGtgtttctgcatttattttttattaaccATTTATTTGTCTGTAATTGTTTTACTCTCACATTACAATcgtgtggggttttttatatatttttttaaattttatttttgtaaaataaatagaGATAAGTGAACTTTTAAGGTAGGACACTCTCCATATCCTTGGTTAAACTCCATGATTGCATCTCTGCATCAGAcctgtggcagcacagcccacacaCCAGCCTGAGCTCCCCAAAATGCCATGCCCAGGACATGGGGCTGCACCggagcctggcagagcagctcccaccacaccccctgccctgtggcCAGGGATTTCCCAGTCCTTTAACAAATACACTGATAGAAGTTAAAAATCTATTGTTTTGTAAGCTGTGAATGTTAATGGTTATGTGTGATCCCAAACTGGGCTCCCCGGGGAGGGGACACCTCCCGCTGGGGCCGTGGGAAGAGGCACAGCTCTGTTAGACCATAATTAACTTTGGGTAACTTaaaagtggatttttaggtAGTTTTTAAGTTTAAAGCCTTTGATTCATTATCCTGTGACGTGGCCCTCGGCCTCCCTGACACGGGGACGGTGCTTGGTGAGGACCCGGTGCCCACCCGTGGTGTGAGGACCCTCTCCCAAGGCCGAGTCTGACACTTGTGTGGCACCTTGGGGTGGCCACCAGGCCACCTCCCCGGCCCTGGCATGGCCCAGGTgcctcagcacacacagggacacgAGGACGTGgggcagaagcagcagtgacaggTCAGACACACCACACgggtggcacaggggtggtCACTGTCAGCATAGGGACAAAAGGTTTCTCACCCCTTTCCTCACCAGTAGTTCCTTCCCCATGGCTGACTGTTTGCTGGGAGCCTGCAGATCCCATGAGACTGGCTGGAAAAAACCTGGGAATTTCTGGACCTCGCAGGTTGCCACAATGAGTTCTGCACAGAGCAAGTTCTGCTCTCAGCCAGGTACATCCCAGCCTCTGGAAGGAATCCTGTCCTTTGGCTTTGCTTCCCCCTCCCTACACCCATTTCAAGACCCAGCACGGATCCCAAGGGACAAAAACATTCATTATTGAGACATGGAAGGTGTGGAAGACAGAGCAGGCTTTCCCTGGATAGCTAGGACAAAGGTGCTTTGCTCAAAGCAGGTGACCTGCTGTCTTCCCCCTCCTTAGTGATTCTCTAGTGCTCAGTCCAGGTGGTTCCATGCCTGGTTCCACAGGGACAGACCAGCCACAGCTGTGGCCATGTGGTGCATGAATCTGCAAATGTCCAAATCCTCACCATCACCTGGGTGAACATCAGCAGAGATGGGCCCTGGAGCCTCCCTGgctggctgggcagagctccaggggcCCAGGTGTGTTTGTGGAGCTCCCTGTGGGCAggacagtggcagcagcaggggcagtgcccgAGGTGTCCCAGAGTCCCCACCAGCACTGTGGGCTTGGGCGGAATGTGGTGACACAAGTGACTTGCTCCAGGCTTGGTGGGACGTTGGAGATGTTTGTTCTCGtccttccctcttctttcttaTGTGCAGCCTTACAGTGTGGGAcgtcctgccctgctcttgtCATCTCCTTGAGCCCCTTCCCTTAGGATTCCTGATCCCTGGGCCACCAGGTCACCTTCTGTCCTTGCTTCAAGTGGAGAGAacactgcagggagggaggaggagattCATGCAGAGGAGACATTTCCCTGCCTCCcttgccctgctcagcagtgcaggagcaggTACATCCCATGCAGATGGACAGCTTGGGTCTtgctgccctgtcccaggaATTGTTTGGCACACagttggcagcagctggagggtcCCGTGGAGCTGTAGATGAGTCCTGACTTAGTCCTTGAAGCAACCTACACTCCACCAAAACGAGGAACAAAGACTAAAACAAGACCCTTCTCAAGGGTGTTGCCTTATCCAAGTCCTTCCAAGCTCAGGAGCTGTTTTGACAGAGAAGCCAACcactggaaacaaaaataaaggttccttttctgcagcttttagAGGATAtagctggaaaacaaaacaaaacaaaaacaaaacccaggagATTGTCTCTTCCCCTTGTCAAACCCATCAGTAGCTaagtcagaaaaacaaatgttcaAGTTAtggggtgcagcagcagccaacACGAAACATTCAAGTCGATGATGTCGCTATGTACAGGGCCCGCCGGGCGCCGCTATCTGATGCGCTTCTCCACCGAGTACACCGAGATGTAGTAGTCATTGCTCCCGACGGCCAGgtggggctgtgggcagagcaggaacacggtcacagcagcactgaggctggcaaagccctgccagcccctggagctcaCCCcgtgcccgatgcccaccttggaaaagccctcccagcccatggagctcaCCCcgtgcccgatgcccaccctgtgcccgatgcccaccctgtgccccagcccagagcactgagtgccattgCCAGGCGTTCCCCCatccacctccagggatgggcactccaaacctccctgcgCAGCCCCTGCCGGGGCCTGACCAGCCTATCTAtgcagaaattcttcctgatgtttAACCTGAGCCTCCctttgaggccattccctctcctcccgtccctgttccctggagcagagcctgacacccccagctcccccctccttccAAGGAATTTTAGGGAtccagaaggtgccccctgagcctgctttgctccagctgagccccctcagctccctcagcccctggtGTAATTGCATCTCCAGAGGTCCAGgtgtggggcagtgccaggcacagggcagggtgaCATTcccccagggacaggggctgctccagagctctggagtgctgtgctctgccacaTTCCTGCCAGCACCCACACTCCCAGCGAGTTAGAGCCACAGGGGAGAATTATGGGCACTATTAGCTGCCAACTGCCAACATAATTTCTCTAAATGGCTGCAAATCTGCTCATTAGAAACCGATGCCTGGGCTGAAAATGAGCATTTCCTGCAGTGAGGGGCCGGGACAGGCCCAGCCAGGGAGCCCCGGACTGGACAAGGCTTTGCTTTCCTTATTTAAAGAGTAAACCCATTTCAGATAATTTTCCCCACTTCTTTCTCCATCCCCAACTGCAGGGCAGTAAAATTGCTCTCAGCTTCCTGCAAAGAGCCTTTTCAGAACTGAGATGAGCTTTTCCTTACCTCTCTGCCTTCAGGACATCAAACACACATCCCTTGGGCAGGAAAACCACCTtccccctcctgcccagctcatgCCAAACCCTCACAGGGTCACAcagctcctctctctcctcctccaggCCCTTGATCCTTCCCACCGCTCTTCCATCACATGTTAAATACTTGTGTGCTGATATGCTGGTTTTTAGAATAACTTTTTAAACTCCTTCCTGTTTTCCCATCTATTCATGTTCTCTCAGGTTTTCCATCTCCctcatttcttctcttcctgGGGTGAGCCACGATGCAGATGGGACCTGTCTCCCACTTGAGTGGCAACCAGAGCCACTCTCTAACTACTGTGACATATTCcaaatttccttttgttctgatCCATTCCAGCCTTTATCAGCTTATGCCTTTCATTTTTGCAGTTCCCCCATTTTCCTGAcgtgcatttttttcctgcacagcaccagcttTATGTAAAACAGTGTGAgagcagccccagagacccAGGGTGGGACTCgcctgcagagcccaggcaggggAGAAATAAGCACACAAAAATGGCAGTGTGAGCCTTCCCAGGCATCCCAAGACTTGCCAACCCCCAACTGCAGGCAGAGGACACAGACCCAGTGAGGGTGGAATGCCAGGCAGCTGATGGCTCCGACTCTTTGTCCCATAAAGCCATCGTAGTATTTGATGTTGTTGATCAGCTCCCCGTTCCCGTTGTAGATCGCTGTGAACTGGTTCATGGAGCcactgggaggggatggagagaaaACAGAGTCACTGGGAATGTTGGGTGGGGTCAGTATTGCTGCCTGCAggcccctggcagagctgggtgtcAGAGCAGTGTGCACTGAGTTCTAGAACACACAACAAGGATGTCTGTGGGGGCAAATTATCCTCTCCaggcatcacagaatcatggaatggtttgggttggaagggcccttaaagctcatcttgttccac
This region includes:
- the CHMP6 gene encoding charged multivesicular body protein 6; translated protein: MGNLFGRKRRSRVTEQDRAVLQLKQQRDKLRQYQKRLSLGLERERALARQLLKDGKKEKAMLLLKKKRYQEQLLDRTENQISNLERMVQDIEFTQIEMKVLEGLKIGNECLNKMHQVMSIEEVERIIGETQDAVEYQRQIDELLAGSLTEEDEDAILEELNAITQEQLELPEVPLEPLPEKIPEVSPIKNRPKAELVAAS